The following coding sequences are from one Culex quinquefasciatus strain JHB chromosome 1, VPISU_Cqui_1.0_pri_paternal, whole genome shotgun sequence window:
- the LOC119765428 gene encoding mucin-21-like, with protein sequence MIFPNALDLSVPTPREDEGRRPRPSSVFARVSLPLDLRKRAGAVIISASAEGRNSLPRDRTTDAQSCRTRSRSRSPSRWLPRGHMFTPRSSAASAAGAEANTKMDGHMLDPRGSAASAAGTGANTVMDGHMFTPRSSTTSTAEAGPNTVMDGHMFTPRSSTTSNAGTGVNTKMDGHMLDPRGSAASAAGAGMNTVMGGHMFTPRSSAASAAGTGANTVMDGHMFTPRSSTASAAGTGANTVMDGHMFTPRSSTTSTAEAGPNTVMGGHMFSPGSSTASAAGTGANTVMDGHMFTPRSSTTSTAEAGPNTVMDGHMFTPRSSTTSNAGTGVNTKMDGHMLDPRGSAASAAGAGMNTVMGGHMFTPRSSAASAAGAGANAYLHGLAELLNTNNCPAQARLPGGHGLPPRDSASYAITDHHSQLSLIPIPEEELPSSSAGTRASNPLSEEDDEKRVAQGKHVKESKTSIYF encoded by the exons ATGATTT TTCCTAATGCTTTGGATTTAAGTGTACCCACTCCGAGGGAGGATGAAGGACGGCGGCCACGGCCTAGCTCAGTTTTTGCACGTGTTTCGCTTCCGCTAGACCTCAGGAAGCGGGCTGGTGCTGTCATCATTTCGGCCTCGGCGGAGGGCCGCAACTCTCTCCCGAGAGACAGAACAACCGATGCGCAATCCTGCCGTACACGATCCCGTTCCCGTTCCCCATCACGCTGGCTTCCGCGTGGCCACATGTTTACCCCGAGAAGCAGCGCTGCTTCCGCCGCCGGAGCCGAAGCGAACACCAAGATGGATGGCCACATGCTTGACCCGAGAGGCAGCGCAGCTTCCGCCGCCGGAACCGGAGCGAATACCGTGATGGATGGCCACATGTTTACCCCGAGGAGCAGCACAACTTCCACCGCCGAAGCTGGACCGAATACCGTGATGGATGGCCACATGTTTACCCCGAGGAGCAGCACAACTTCCAACGCCGGAACCGGAGTAAATACCAAGATGGATGGCCACATGCTTGACCCGAGAGGCAGCGCAGCTTCCGCCGCCGGAGCCGGAATGAACACCGTGATGGGTGGCCACATGTTTACCCCGAGAAGCAGCGCAGCTTCCGCCGCCGGAACCGGAGCGAATACCGTGATGGATGGCCACATGTTTACCCCGAGGAGCAGCACAGCTTCCGCCGCCGGAACCGGAGCGAATACCGTGATGGATGGCCACATGTTTACCCCGAGGAGCAGCACAACTTCCACCGCCGAAGCTGGACCGAATACCGTGATGGGTGGCCACATGTTTTCCCCGGGGAGCAGCACAGCTTCCGCCGCCGGAACCGGAGCGAATACCGTGATGGATGGCCACATGTTTACCCCGAGGAGCAGCACAACTTCCACCGCCGAAGCTGGACCGAATACCGTGATGGATGGCCACATGTTTACCCCGAGGAGCAGCACAACTTCCAACGCCGGAACCGGAGTAAATACCAAGATGGATGGCCACATGCTTGACCCGAGAGGCAGCGCAGCTTCCGCCGCCGGAGCCGGAATGAACACCGTGATGGGTGGCCACATGTTTACCCCGAGAAGCAGCGCAGCTTCCGCCGCCGGAGCCGGAGCGAATGCTTACCTTCATGGATTGGCGGAACTCTTGAACACTAACAACTGTCCAGCTCAAGCCCGACTTCCTGGCGGCCACGGGTTGCCCCCGAGAGACAGCGCATCCTACGCCATCACTGATCACCACTCTCAACTATCGCTAATCCCGATACCGGAAGAAGAACTTCCCAGTAGCAGCGCTGGCACGCGTGCCTCGAACCCGTTGAGTGAGGAAGATGACGAAAAACGTGTTGCACAGGGTAAACATGTTAAAGaatcaaaaacttcaatttatttttaa
- the LOC119765030 gene encoding uncharacterized protein LOC119765030: protein MEAMKDPQRKVNGDEIGFYLFHLAKKVLAKRGSRDVMMVEAGDPKKNITVLFCFSADGDYFPPIVVLPYERFPPDVIQSYPGSWGLGKTKSGWMDTKNFVLYIQKVLYPALVRKRVTFPVLFFVDGHRSHTAFAAADACLKLGIVLIALYPNATRIIQPADVGIFGPLKQSWRKILARMPPNEAVTVKTFADKLLPAMNEAFKPETIKAAFKVCGIEPFDPNAPNYTKCLAKSSEILQTSPGLNENPTRGPNQALANSSSVYSSTPATTESIRPPVQSPLPELVDSARLTIPEGRFYDVAMDDANVAPVQSPLPESVDSARLTIPEGRFYDVTMDDANVAPVQSPLPELVDSARLTIPEGRFYDVAMDDANVAPVQSPLPESIDSTRLTIPEGRFYDVTMEDANVAPVQSTYRLDPELVDSGIVYFPEDVTSSVVDETNMTPVAEPTLPLQDQTNTRPISIADFLTTPPTPKRKGKHINYKIRTNPILTAAERMEELRENERQKEQAKQQKLENARKREQKRADKEVDKRQREETRARKKEERKEWMALKEALRVRKQKERQEKQEAKKKAKQSPDESYVRLR, encoded by the exons ATGGAAGCGATGAAAGACCCGCAGCGGAAGGTGAACGGGGACGAGATTGGTTTTTATTTATTCCATCTGGCGAAAAAAGTCCTGGCGAAGCGAGGTAGCAGGGACGTAATGATGGTTGAGGCCGGAGACCCGAAGAAAAACAtaactgttttgttttgcttttccgCCGATGGGGATTATTTCCCGCCGATTGTGGTTTTGCCATACGAGCGATTTCCGCCAGATGTTATCCAAAGCTATCCAGGAAGCTGGGGCCTCGGCAAAACAAAAAGCGGATGGATGGACACAAAAAATTTCGTGCTATACATTCAGAAGGTTTTGTACCCTGCCCTGGTCCGAAAAAGGGTGACGTTTCCGGTACTCTTCTTCGTCGATGGACATCGTTCTCACACAGCCTTTGCCGCGGCGGATGCGTGCCTAAAGCTAGGGATAGTGCTGATAGCACTTTATCCCAACGCAACCAGAATCATTCAACCTGCCGATGTGGGAATATTCGGTCCACTCAAGCAATCCTGGAGGAAAATCTTGGCTCGAATGCCGCCGAACGAAGCCGTAACGGTTAAAACCTTTGCCGACAAGCTGCTCCCGGCAATGAATGAAGCTTTCAAGCCGGAAACGATCAAGGCTGCATTTAAAGTATGCGGCATTGAACCATTCGATCCAAATGCACCAAACTACACGAAATGTTTGGCCAAGTCCTCAG AGATACTCCAAACATCTCCTGGCTTGAACGAAAATCCAACTCGAGGACCAAATCAAGCATTGGCCAACTCTTCCAGCGTGTACTCATCCACACCAGCCACAACCGAGTCGATTAGGCCACCAGTCCAATCGCCGCTTCCAGAATTGGTCGATTCGGCCAGATTGACGATCCCTGAAGGCAGATTCTACGACGTCGCGATGGACGACGCGAACGTGGCACCAGTCCAATCGCCGCTTCCGGAATCGGTCGATTCGGCCAGATTGACGATCCCTGAAGGCAGATTCTACGACGTCACGATGGACGACGCGAACGTGGCACCAGTCCAATCGCCGCTTCCGGAATTGGTCGATTCGGCCAGATTGACGATCCCTGAAGGCAGATTCTACGACGTCGCGATGGACGACGCGAACGTGGCACCAGTCCAATCGCCGCTTCCGGAATCGATCGATTCGACCAGATTGACGATACCTGAAGGCAGATTCTACGACGTCACGATGGAAGACGCGAACGTGGCACCAGTCCAGTCGACATACCGTTTGGATCCAGAACTGGTCGATTCGGGCATCGTGTACTTCCCCGAAGACGTGACCAGTAGCGTTGTCGACGAGACAAACATGACGCCGGTAGCGGAACCAACTCTGCCTCTACAGGATCAAACTAATACCAGGCCGATAAGTATCGCTGACTTCCTCACCACACCTCCAACCCCTAAGAGGAAAGGCAAACATATAAACTATAAAATCCGGACTAATCCTATCTTAACGGCTGCTGAGAGGATGGAAGAACTCAGAGAAAATGAACGACAAAAGGAACAGGCCAAGCAGCAAAAACTTGAGAATGCTCGCAAACGCGAGCAAAAAAGGGCAGATAAAGAAGTAGATAAGAGACAGCGTGAGGAGACCAGGGCAAGAAAGAAGGAAGAGAGAAAAGAGTGGATGGCTCTTAAGGAAGCGCTAAGAGTCCGCAAGCAAAAGGAAAGACAAGAAAAGCAGGAAGCTAAAAAGAAAGCGAAGCAGTCTCCAGACGAATCTTATGTACGGCTACGTTGA